In Ferroplasma sp., a single window of DNA contains:
- a CDS encoding DUF3834 domain-containing protein gives MKVIAAPGPVCYPLVAAMMERKDIDVEFKKSSDIGKDKPDVVLDSTVSLVKSGLPIDYVTIENLSRVAPKLGYKIGMTRKGGASDVLFRAYVGETKKDVEIQYFESMGELMEAMNANKVDTVVVPAMDNAGVSIEEYFKKNNVAIPGSCGATVYGKEKDFVDAYNLGIKILKEKPEEAAKFIISHLPMQFPPEFVINTMKNSDLNVHKPGDYSEFVRLVKKYSTQ, from the coding sequence ATGAAAGTTATAGCAGCACCTGGACCGGTTTGCTACCCTCTTGTGGCAGCAATGATGGAAAGGAAAGATATAGATGTAGAATTCAAAAAATCCTCTGATATTGGAAAGGACAAGCCAGACGTTGTCCTGGATTCCACGGTTTCTCTGGTAAAAAGCGGATTGCCCATTGATTATGTAACTATTGAGAATCTTTCCAGAGTCGCACCGAAGCTCGGATACAAAATAGGCATGACAAGAAAGGGTGGTGCCTCCGATGTTTTATTCAGGGCATACGTTGGAGAAACAAAAAAGGATGTGGAAATCCAGTATTTCGAGAGCATGGGAGAGCTCATGGAGGCAATGAACGCAAATAAGGTTGATACAGTTGTTGTACCGGCAATGGACAATGCCGGAGTCAGCATAGAGGAATATTTCAAGAAAAATAATGTTGCAATACCTGGAAGCTGTGGTGCCACTGTGTACGGCAAGGAAAAAGATTTCGTTGATGCATACAACCTTGGAATCAAAATACTGAAGGAAAAGCCAGAGGAAGCAGCGAAATTCATTATTTCACATCTGCCCATGCAATTTCCTCCTGAGTTCGTTATAAACACCATGAAGAATTCTGATTTAAATGTACACAAGCCAGGGGATTACAGTGAATTTGTGAGGCTTGTTAAAAAATATTCTACACAGTGA
- a CDS encoding amidohydrolase family protein, whose amino-acid sequence MEKYIIARNYFDGYSTHNSDHVFVINDGMISENYDINGDKVKELLKKDNAVDYRDKFVTPGLIDSHNHFTLTSLKLKYQVNFSSVRSFSQFLEMLENNRDKVIHRWFQGYAINEYDMEEKQLPDRLVIDTVFPDTPVFITQMTEHYGICNSKALELAGVSKETESPPNGKIGRYENGEPNGILYEANAMDLVKKMIPEYDINDYMEAIKFGAGKYKEAGISTVKDMGGTGKDVNEDTRVAALNRLSDEGCLELRVALVLPVYSLEDVKRKIELWKKVHESSRLKFSGFKMFMDGSILSRTAWMRNNYAKPENTDNKGIPLWDIENFRKALGLLSQTGQHISIHTIGDRAIVTALDAIEEVKKYGKSSTYSLVHCYKLDKDIIKRIKTLNVGVETQLAFIYFIGDGLTENIGKEQSRCLFPVKTLMMNSIPVSNGSDSPVTPFNPVYGLYSSIFRKTYTGNHSEIYSGREELTLEETLKTYTSQSSLTVEWDNIGVLGNNHFSDFSIWDKNPSDLGNKLNPWLNMKINAISVH is encoded by the coding sequence ATGGAAAAGTATATTATTGCCAGGAACTATTTTGATGGTTACAGTACACATAATTCAGATCATGTTTTTGTTATAAACGATGGCATGATATCAGAAAATTATGACATAAACGGGGATAAGGTAAAAGAACTGCTTAAAAAGGATAATGCAGTGGATTACCGTGATAAATTTGTTACTCCTGGTCTTATAGACTCCCATAACCATTTTACACTTACATCATTAAAATTGAAATATCAGGTAAATTTTTCCAGTGTCCGATCATTTTCCCAATTTTTAGAAATGCTTGAAAATAACAGGGATAAAGTTATACATAGGTGGTTCCAGGGATATGCTATCAACGAATATGATATGGAGGAAAAACAGCTCCCTGACAGGCTGGTTATTGATACAGTATTTCCAGATACGCCGGTGTTTATTACTCAGATGACTGAACATTATGGTATATGCAACTCCAAAGCACTGGAGCTAGCAGGAGTATCTAAGGAGACTGAATCCCCACCCAATGGAAAAATTGGAAGGTATGAAAACGGAGAACCCAACGGCATACTTTATGAGGCCAATGCCATGGATCTTGTTAAAAAAATGATTCCTGAATATGATATAAACGATTATATGGAAGCTATTAAGTTCGGTGCTGGTAAATATAAAGAAGCCGGAATATCCACTGTGAAGGACATGGGCGGTACTGGAAAGGACGTTAATGAGGATACCCGTGTTGCCGCATTGAATAGATTATCCGATGAAGGATGTCTGGAATTAAGGGTAGCTCTCGTATTGCCGGTATATTCACTGGAGGATGTTAAGAGAAAAATAGAATTATGGAAAAAGGTACATGAAAGTAGCAGATTGAAATTTTCGGGATTCAAAATGTTCATGGATGGAAGTATACTTTCAAGAACTGCATGGATGAGAAATAATTACGCCAAACCTGAAAATACTGATAACAAAGGAATCCCATTATGGGATATAGAGAATTTCAGAAAGGCCCTGGGACTATTATCACAAACGGGGCAGCATATAAGCATACATACCATAGGCGATCGGGCAATTGTAACCGCACTTGATGCCATAGAGGAAGTCAAAAAATATGGGAAATCTTCAACTTATAGTCTTGTACACTGTTATAAACTGGATAAGGATATAATTAAAAGAATTAAAACATTAAATGTTGGTGTTGAAACCCAGCTGGCATTTATATACTTTATAGGTGATGGCCTTACAGAAAATATTGGAAAGGAGCAGTCAAGATGCCTGTTTCCTGTAAAAACATTGATGATGAACAGTATACCGGTATCAAACGGATCGGATAGTCCGGTAACACCGTTCAATCCGGTATACGGGCTGTACTCCTCTATATTCAGAAAAACATATACAGGAAATCACAGTGAAATTTATAGCGGAAGGGAAGAGCTTACCCTGGAAGAAACCTTGAAAACATACACATCACAGAGCTCCCTGACTGTAGAATGGGATAACATCGGAGTTCTTGGCAATAATCATTTTTCTGATTTTTCCATATGGGATAAAAATCCATCAGACCTGGGCAATAAATTGAATCCATGGTTAAACATGAAAATTAATGCCATTTCGGTACATTAA
- the carB gene encoding carbamoyl-phosphate synthase (glutamine-hydrolyzing) large subunit produces MNTDIKCTLVIGSGPIVIGQAAEFDYSGSQACLALKEEGVRTVLLNSNPATIQTDHEIADRVYIEPVDPESVLEIIKKEKIDSILPSTGGQVGLNLVILLDKLGILKSNGIKVLGTPVTSIEIAEDRKKFFNLMRQIGEPIIESYTLVREDYKDMIDRIKKYPLILRTGFSLGGSGGVVIKNRDELISYCDDYFSVHDDTVELDESLLGLKEIEYEMMRDNAGNCISICNMENLDPMGVHTGESIVTTPSLTLTNDDYQKLRTSAIHIVNEIGVIGSCNIQFALNQATNEYYVVEVNPRTSRSSALASKASGYPIARISTKIAMGYNINEIKNPVTKNTYAAFEPSMDYITVKIPRWPFDKFSVKREIGIEMKSIGEAMGIGRTFEEALMKSISSLDIKQAVPMRLFTSPEKARELMKIPNDQRIFAIFDALFQGISSAEISELSGYDEFFVEKMRNIAGGISSIKPGKIPENMEYLKLLGISDETISYYSKIGVPEIIKYRLDKNIIPVYKSIDTCSAEFESDTSYMYSSYDRYSDNKIAQRKKVIVIGSGPNRISQGVEFDYGAVKSILSLRKMGFEAIMVNSNPETVSTDFDISDKLYFEPITLEHISNIVSVEKPQGIIIQFSGQTGQNMADGLSKIFRDTVIGTQPADIFRIEERTKFSAALKDLGIKQPDFIEASNMNELEEKIGSIKLPVIIRSSFIIGGRAMDIIYDYGILQDRVRELFIERPGSPVLVSKYLQNATEIDVDFISSKKKSVIAGISVHIEEAGTHSGDATMVLGPHLLETSTVEKIQDIVEKLRVNFNLLGLSNLQIAIKDGEIYVIELNARSSRSVPFVAKATGINWVDYGIKAMMGMDPDIKYTEPKSYFIKVPVFPFKRFRDMDVILGPEMKSTGEAMCCGETFHEAMSKVIRIMKRNFQLKSVIITVNDPDKPKAIEIARKLSQNGVQIYATPGTYSSLHAAGIGSTVVYRVKDLRLPGLSDIIRNENISMIINTPSESYGSIRDGFSIRNLGIKKDIPLITNIKFAGELVDSILSGKKAGIRELGDYY; encoded by the coding sequence ATGAATACAGATATAAAGTGCACACTTGTTATAGGGTCAGGGCCCATAGTTATTGGCCAGGCAGCAGAATTTGATTATTCGGGATCACAGGCATGCCTGGCACTGAAAGAGGAGGGTGTCCGCACTGTACTCCTGAATTCAAATCCTGCAACAATACAGACAGACCATGAAATAGCCGACAGGGTATACATAGAGCCGGTTGACCCGGAAAGTGTATTAGAAATTATAAAAAAGGAAAAAATAGATTCCATTTTGCCCTCAACAGGGGGGCAGGTGGGACTTAACCTGGTAATTTTGCTTGACAAACTTGGAATACTAAAATCAAATGGGATAAAGGTCCTGGGCACACCAGTAACATCCATAGAAATTGCAGAGGACAGAAAGAAGTTTTTTAACCTCATGAGGCAGATAGGTGAACCTATAATAGAGTCATATACGCTGGTCAGGGAGGATTATAAAGACATGATTGACCGCATTAAAAAATACCCACTGATACTGAGAACCGGTTTTTCCCTGGGCGGATCAGGTGGGGTTGTAATTAAAAACCGGGATGAATTAATTTCATACTGTGATGACTATTTTTCTGTGCATGATGATACTGTGGAACTGGACGAATCGCTTCTTGGACTCAAGGAAATAGAGTACGAAATGATGAGGGACAATGCAGGAAACTGCATTTCCATATGCAATATGGAGAATCTGGACCCCATGGGGGTTCATACTGGAGAAAGCATAGTAACAACACCATCCCTTACACTGACCAACGATGATTACCAGAAATTAAGGACCTCTGCCATTCATATTGTGAATGAGATAGGTGTGATAGGGTCATGCAATATACAGTTCGCCCTTAACCAGGCAACAAACGAATACTACGTGGTTGAGGTCAATCCAAGAACATCCAGGTCATCTGCACTTGCCTCAAAGGCATCCGGGTATCCAATAGCACGTATCTCAACTAAAATTGCAATGGGGTACAATATAAATGAGATAAAAAACCCGGTAACCAAAAATACATATGCAGCCTTTGAACCGTCTATGGATTACATAACCGTGAAAATCCCCAGGTGGCCCTTTGATAAATTTTCGGTAAAAAGAGAAATTGGAATAGAAATGAAATCTATTGGAGAGGCCATGGGCATTGGCAGGACATTCGAAGAAGCCCTAATGAAATCAATCTCATCGCTGGATATCAAGCAGGCAGTTCCCATGAGGCTGTTCACATCTCCCGAGAAGGCACGTGAACTCATGAAAATTCCCAATGACCAGAGAATATTTGCCATTTTTGATGCCCTATTTCAGGGTATTTCCTCTGCTGAAATATCGGAACTGTCCGGTTACGATGAATTCTTTGTTGAGAAAATGAGGAACATAGCCGGTGGCATATCATCAATAAAACCAGGAAAAATACCTGAAAACATGGAATACCTGAAACTTCTTGGGATATCAGATGAAACCATTTCATATTATTCCAAAATAGGTGTACCCGAAATTATAAAATACAGGCTGGATAAGAATATAATCCCGGTTTATAAAAGCATAGATACCTGCTCTGCCGAGTTTGAGTCAGATACGTCCTATATGTATTCATCATATGACAGATACAGCGATAATAAAATAGCACAGAGAAAAAAAGTTATTGTAATAGGATCGGGGCCAAACAGGATTTCCCAGGGTGTAGAATTTGATTACGGAGCAGTAAAATCTATACTCTCACTGAGAAAAATGGGTTTTGAGGCAATAATGGTTAACAGCAATCCTGAGACGGTATCAACAGATTTTGATATATCTGACAAGCTGTATTTTGAGCCCATAACGCTGGAGCATATATCAAATATAGTATCTGTGGAAAAACCACAGGGCATTATAATCCAGTTCTCGGGACAGACAGGTCAGAACATGGCGGATGGTCTTTCTAAAATATTCAGGGATACGGTGATAGGAACGCAGCCAGCAGATATATTCAGAATAGAGGAGAGGACAAAATTCTCTGCAGCCCTTAAGGACCTGGGCATAAAGCAGCCTGATTTTATTGAAGCTTCCAATATGAATGAGCTGGAAGAAAAGATAGGAAGTATCAAACTACCGGTTATAATCAGGTCAAGCTTCATTATTGGGGGCAGGGCAATGGATATAATATACGACTATGGAATACTTCAGGATCGTGTCCGTGAACTGTTCATAGAGAGGCCGGGATCTCCAGTACTTGTAAGCAAATACCTGCAGAATGCCACAGAAATTGATGTAGATTTTATATCATCAAAGAAAAAATCGGTAATAGCCGGCATATCAGTGCACATAGAGGAGGCAGGCACACATTCAGGCGATGCCACAATGGTTCTGGGCCCGCACCTGCTGGAAACCTCCACAGTGGAAAAAATTCAGGACATTGTGGAGAAACTGAGGGTGAATTTTAATCTTCTGGGCCTATCAAACCTGCAGATTGCAATAAAGGATGGAGAAATATATGTCATAGAGCTGAATGCCCGTTCATCCAGGTCAGTACCCTTTGTTGCCAAGGCAACAGGCATAAACTGGGTAGATTACGGTATAAAGGCCATGATGGGCATGGACCCTGATATAAAATATACCGAACCGAAATCATATTTCATCAAGGTTCCTGTATTTCCATTCAAGAGGTTCAGGGATATGGATGTTATACTTGGTCCCGAAATGAAGTCGACCGGAGAGGCTATGTGCTGTGGTGAAACCTTCCACGAGGCAATGTCCAAGGTTATACGGATAATGAAGCGCAACTTCCAGCTGAAATCTGTTATAATAACTGTAAACGATCCTGACAAGCCTAAAGCAATTGAAATAGCAAGAAAACTAAGCCAGAATGGGGTACAGATTTATGCAACACCGGGCACTTACAGCAGCCTCCATGCTGCAGGCATCGGGTCAACGGTAGTTTACCGGGTAAAGGATCTCAGGCTTCCCGGCCTGAGTGATATTATCAGGAATGAAAACATATCAATGATAATCAATACTCCCTCTGAATCTTACGGATCCATTCGTGATGGCTTTTCCATAAGGAACCTGGGAATCAAAAAGGATATACCTCTGATTACAAACATAAAATTTGCAGGAGAGCTTGTTGATTCTATACTATCCGGAAAAAAGGCAGGTATAAGAGAGCTTGGGGATTACTATTAA
- the purE gene encoding 5-(carboxyamino)imidazole ribonucleotide mutase, with protein sequence MMKVAVIMGSKSDFPVMEAAVDELKNFGIEVEYRVVSAHRTPEFMLQYAHDAIKNNIEVIIAGAGGAAHLPGMVAAMTTLPVIGVPVQSKSLNGLDSMLSIVQMPPGVPVATVSINGARNAALLAVRILSIKYPKIREMLDDFVAKQRDSVLGDKL encoded by the coding sequence ATTATGAAAGTGGCAGTAATCATGGGCAGCAAATCGGATTTTCCTGTAATGGAGGCAGCTGTAGACGAATTAAAGAATTTTGGCATTGAGGTTGAGTACAGGGTTGTTTCGGCACACAGAACCCCGGAATTCATGCTTCAGTATGCGCATGATGCTATTAAAAACAACATTGAGGTGATAATAGCCGGTGCCGGCGGGGCAGCACACCTGCCTGGCATGGTGGCAGCAATGACAACACTTCCTGTTATAGGGGTTCCGGTTCAATCAAAATCTCTGAATGGCCTGGATTCAATGCTTTCTATTGTTCAGATGCCACCCGGGGTTCCGGTGGCTACTGTTTCAATAAATGGCGCCAGGAATGCGGCTTTGCTTGCTGTGAGAATTCTTTCAATAAAGTATCCCAAGATCAGGGAAATGCTGGATGATTTCGTGGCAAAGCAGAGGGATTCGGTACTGGGTGATAAGCTATGA
- a CDS encoding 5-(carboxyamino)imidazole ribonucleotide synthase, producing MKIGIIGSGQLGYMMINTMRRYPIEFYVIDDNRGPSSEIADKFYDVSEYKEFVDACDYVTYEFEHISSEILNYADEMGKLRPSRKAVELKKDRSLEKKFLKDHNFPIADYQYAETYRDAFNMAKSFQKAVIKSCMGGYDGKNQYYINQDTQYESHPDMPYVIEKFIDYDYEASIIAVRDEKGKFFNFEPSFNYNQNGILIYNISPVKNTLEMIDIAKRLMESLDYIGVMGIEYYVKDGDVIINEYAPRVHNTGHHTLTGSSISQFEEHILAVSGMDAVRPDLFVPSGIVNIIGTDIERHIPKILELGKTNIYWYHKNEVRRKRKMGHVNVYGDTYEEVREKIKDVMEIIYGDNLEKFI from the coding sequence ATGAAAATCGGGATTATCGGTTCAGGACAGCTGGGATACATGATGATAAATACCATGCGCAGGTATCCCATAGAATTTTATGTGATAGATGATAACAGGGGCCCCTCCTCGGAAATAGCTGATAAATTCTATGATGTTTCCGAATATAAGGAATTTGTTGATGCCTGTGATTACGTTACATACGAGTTTGAACATATAAGCAGTGAAATCCTTAACTATGCTGATGAGATGGGAAAATTGCGCCCATCCAGGAAAGCTGTGGAGTTAAAGAAGGACAGGTCACTGGAAAAAAAATTTCTTAAGGATCATAATTTCCCCATAGCAGATTACCAGTACGCTGAAACCTACCGGGATGCGTTCAACATGGCAAAATCATTCCAAAAAGCTGTAATAAAAAGTTGCATGGGGGGATATGACGGAAAAAACCAGTACTATATAAATCAGGATACGCAATATGAAAGCCATCCAGATATGCCCTATGTAATAGAGAAATTCATAGATTATGATTACGAAGCATCCATTATCGCCGTCCGGGACGAAAAGGGAAAATTCTTCAATTTTGAGCCCTCCTTTAACTATAACCAGAACGGCATTCTCATATACAACATCTCGCCTGTGAAAAATACCCTTGAAATGATTGACATAGCAAAGAGGCTAATGGAATCCCTGGATTATATTGGTGTTATGGGGATTGAATATTATGTAAAGGATGGAGATGTAATAATAAATGAATATGCGCCAAGAGTACACAACACGGGTCATCATACACTGACAGGGAGTTCAATTTCCCAGTTCGAGGAACATATACTGGCGGTCTCAGGAATGGATGCTGTAAGGCCAGATCTCTTTGTGCCATCCGGAATTGTTAACATAATAGGCACAGATATAGAAAGGCACATACCAAAAATACTGGAACTGGGCAAAACAAACATATACTGGTACCACAAGAATGAGGTAAGGCGCAAGAGAAAAATGGGGCACGTTAACGTTTATGGTGATACCTATGAGGAGGTCCGGGAAAAGATAAAGGATGTAATGGAAATAATATATGGTGACAACCTGGAAAAGTTTATTTAA
- the nth gene encoding endonuclease III: MKDFEKIYQKIKSVSPEHHFEFTDSPFWILITTILSHRTKDIVTDAAARGLYNKYHDSYGLENADPSDVKAIIKYVGFSNVKSQRIIDIARIINHEYGGRVPDNHDELVKLPGTGSKTANIVLTQGFGIPAIAVDTHVFRICNRIGIINAKDPDRAEAALKEIVPEKLQVEFNPVMVEFGKNICKPVSPKCNICPVSSYCDYYSSVYTKKTVKTKVKGKNDLL, encoded by the coding sequence ATGAAAGATTTTGAAAAGATTTATCAGAAGATAAAATCGGTTTCCCCGGAACATCATTTTGAGTTTACTGACTCACCTTTCTGGATACTTATAACAACCATACTCTCACACCGCACAAAGGATATTGTAACTGACGCAGCCGCCAGAGGGCTTTACAATAAATACCACGATTCATATGGCCTGGAGAATGCCGACCCCTCTGATGTTAAGGCAATTATAAAATATGTGGGCTTCAGCAACGTAAAATCACAGAGGATTATTGATATTGCCAGAATAATAAACCATGAATACGGTGGAAGGGTGCCAGACAACCATGACGAACTGGTCAAACTTCCGGGGACAGGAAGTAAAACAGCCAACATCGTCCTGACGCAGGGATTCGGCATACCGGCTATAGCGGTAGACACCCACGTTTTCAGGATTTGCAACAGGATTGGAATTATAAATGCAAAGGACCCTGATAGGGCAGAAGCCGCACTTAAGGAAATCGTGCCGGAAAAATTACAGGTGGAATTCAACCCGGTTATGGTAGAATTCGGAAAAAATATCTGCAAACCTGTATCCCCTAAATGTAATATATGCCCAGTATCATCATACTGTGACTATTATTCTAGTGTATACACAAAAAAGACGGTAAAAACTAAGGTGAAAGGAAAAAATGACCTATTATAA
- the carA gene encoding glutamine-hydrolyzing carbamoyl-phosphate synthase small subunit, translated as MKRYLLLEDGTSYEGYGYGYDGEASGEIVFTTSMSGYVETITDPSYAGEILIFAFPEIANYSISMEHMESDKIQVSGIITRDAHAFLNGGDPGKGFNEFLKANKIPAIDGIDTRELVEKIRQNGTVRAYIGNKNEFPGSFPDPMKLNLVGTVSRKNYQYYNSGRKKEILFVDVGTKNSLVKRISETASLHIVPYNYDFDSIKFHYDAIFLPNGPGDPDHESLEPLRGFIREKSSEMPVIGVCLGNQLIALSLGGKTEKMKYGHRGINHAVLIDGRVYITSHNHGYAVNGNSLGGTGLEVAGRDINDGTVEMIRHRELPVFSVQFHPEAYPGPYDSTWFFNMVRNTVGE; from the coding sequence ATGAAAAGATACTTGTTACTTGAGGACGGGACATCATATGAGGGCTATGGCTACGGCTATGATGGGGAGGCCAGCGGGGAGATCGTTTTTACAACATCAATGTCCGGGTATGTGGAAACTATAACTGACCCATCATACGCTGGAGAGATACTGATTTTTGCCTTTCCCGAGATTGCAAATTACAGTATAAGCATGGAGCATATGGAATCTGATAAAATTCAGGTCTCCGGAATAATCACAAGGGATGCACATGCCTTCCTGAACGGCGGCGACCCGGGGAAAGGGTTCAATGAATTTTTGAAGGCAAATAAAATACCTGCAATAGATGGCATAGATACCAGGGAGCTGGTTGAGAAGATAAGGCAGAATGGCACTGTGAGGGCTTATATCGGCAATAAGAACGAATTCCCGGGCAGCTTCCCGGATCCAATGAAGCTTAACCTTGTGGGAACTGTATCCAGAAAGAATTACCAGTACTATAATTCCGGCAGAAAAAAGGAGATTTTATTCGTGGATGTGGGAACCAAAAACAGCTTGGTCAAGCGCATCAGTGAAACTGCCTCGCTCCATATTGTTCCATACAATTATGATTTTGATTCAATCAAATTCCATTATGATGCCATATTCCTGCCAAATGGGCCGGGAGACCCTGATCACGAATCCCTTGAGCCCCTGAGGGGTTTTATAAGGGAAAAATCATCTGAAATGCCTGTAATCGGGGTATGCCTCGGCAACCAGCTGATAGCACTTTCCCTGGGAGGTAAAACGGAAAAAATGAAATACGGCCACCGTGGCATAAATCATGCTGTGCTTATAGATGGCAGGGTATACATTACATCCCATAATCACGGCTATGCGGTCAACGGCAATTCACTTGGTGGTACCGGCCTGGAAGTCGCAGGCAGGGATATCAACGATGGCACTGTTGAAATGATCAGGCACAGGGAACTGCCTGTATTTTCAGTGCAGTTTCATCCTGAAGCATATCCTGGCCCTTACGACAGCACATGGTTTTTCAATATGGTAAGGAACACAGTTGGTGAGTAA
- a CDS encoding regulator: MWDYINQIFQGYPAEMKVIQKMTKVGISVKIVYDEPKLFCDAIEIKPNSIARAYNVDRRVIVNLIQKVISDKRLYDFFSNLSPVSNFENSGSKIGFGVIEIIPVDAGKPGIIAGVMKLLADNGISVRQVITDDPDLIDNPRAIIVTTETISGSVLNEIKKVNGVKAVLLL, from the coding sequence ATGTGGGACTACATCAATCAAATATTTCAGGGATACCCTGCAGAAATGAAGGTCATACAGAAAATGACAAAGGTCGGTATATCAGTCAAGATTGTATACGATGAGCCAAAATTGTTCTGTGATGCCATTGAGATTAAGCCCAATTCCATTGCAAGGGCATATAATGTGGACAGGCGGGTCATTGTCAATCTTATTCAGAAAGTAATAAGCGACAAGCGGCTTTATGATTTTTTCAGCAACCTTTCCCCTGTTTCCAATTTTGAAAATTCAGGATCAAAAATTGGCTTCGGGGTTATAGAAATTATTCCGGTGGATGCGGGAAAGCCGGGCATTATCGCAGGAGTTATGAAACTCCTTGCGGATAATGGGATATCAGTAAGGCAGGTAATTACTGATGACCCGGACCTGATAGATAATCCCAGGGCAATAATAGTGACAACTGAAACAATAAGTGGAAGTGTACTAAATGAAATAAAAAAGGTTAACGGTGTAAAGGCTGTTCTCCTGCTTTAA